ATTTCGGAAACGCCGCGCCGGAAACCAGCGCGCGCTTGATCGAGGAGACGTCGCGCCCGGCGCTGGCGGCAGCATCGAGCAGGATCTTGAGGAAATCAGGCGTCCCGCTATAGCCGACCGGCCGATAGGCCTCGATCAGCTCGAACTGCTGTTCGGTATTGCCGGGGCCGGCCGGAATCACCGCACAGCCCAGCGCCCGCGCCGAGGCGTCGAAAATGAAGCCACCGGGCGTCAGATGATAGCTGAAGGTGTTGAGCACGACGTCGCCGGGCCGGAAGCCGGCCGCGAACAACGCCCGCGCGCCGCGCCAGGGGTCGGCGTGAACGGGCTCCGGTTCGAAGATCGGGCCCGGTGAGGTAAACAGCCGCCCGAACGAACCCAAGGGTCCGGCAACAAAGCCGCCGAAGGGTGGCGCGGCCTTGTGGAGGGCAGGGAGTTCCGACTTGCGCAGCACTGGCAAGTCGGCAAGCGCGGCCCGGCCTGTCACGGCGGCCGGATCGATGCCCCTCAGGCGCTCGGCATAGGCCGGCGCGGCGAGCGCCTTGCGCAGGACGTCAGGGAGGCGGGAAAACAGCTCCGTTTCGCGTAGGCCCGGATCGCGCGTTTCAAGGGCGTCATAGTGGTCAGTCATGGCTGATGCCTCAGGTGAGGGCCGATTGCGCGCCGCCTCTGACGTGCTATCAGACGGCTTCTACCGGTGTTGATGTTCCAGGGAACGCAATGGCTGAAAGAGATACCGCTGCGGCGGCAGATACGCTGGATTCGGCCGATATCGTCGCGAGGCTGAAGCTTCGCATGATCGACCATTGCCTGCCGCTGTGGTCGACCGAAGGCTGGGACGACGTAGCGGGCGGTTTTATCGATCGGCTCGATCCGGACGGCCGCGCGGACCGCCTGGCGCCGCGCCGGGTCTTTGTGCAGGCGCGCCAGATCTATTGCTACGCCAAGGCGGCGCAAATGGGCTGGTATCCCGACGGCCGCGCGATCGCGCTGAAGGGCTTGGATCATCTCTTGGCGAAAGCGAAAGCCCCTGACGGCAGGCCGGGCTTTGTCCACACCTTGACGCCGGATGGCGCCGTGCTGGATCCGTTGCGCGATTCCTACGACCACGCCTTCGTGCTGTTGGCGTTGGCAACCGTCCACGCGCTCGATCGTGACGCGCAAATCCGCGCCGAGATCGATGCGCTGTGCCATTTCGTCGATACGGAGCTGCGCTCGCCGCATGGCGGGGTGCACGAAGGATTGCCGGTCTCGCTGCCGCGGCGGCAGAACCCGCAGATGCATCTGTTCGAAGCGATGATCGCGGCGTTCGACGCCACGCACGACATGGTATTCCAGAACAGGGCCGGGAATTTCTTCAGCCTGTTTCTGGCCAATCTCTACGACAAGCAACGGCAGGTGCTTGGCGAGTATTTCGAAGAGGACTGGTCGAAGATCGAGCCCATCAGCGTCGAGCCGGGGCATCAGGCGGAGTGGGCCTGGCTGTTGAAGGGCTTTGAACGCATCACCGGCTGCCCGACCGGCCGCTACCGCGGCGAATTGCTGGCGTCGGCGCTGCGCTATCGTGACGCGGCGACCGGCTGCCTGATCGACGAAGGCGACGCCGGCGGCAACATCAGGCGGCATACGCGCCGGCTGTGGCCGCAGACCGAAATCGCAAAGGCGTGGATCGCGCAGGCTGAAGCGGGCGAGGCGGGAGCCGCAGATGAAGCGCGCGCGGCGTTGGCGCGGCTCGAACGGCATTATCTCAGCCATCCCGTGGCGGGCGGCTGGTACGACCAGTTCGATCGCGACGGCAACTCGCTGGTCGCGACCATTCCTGCGTCTTCGTTCTACCATGTGCTTTGCGCGGTGACGGAAGCGGAGCAGGTTATCGGCTAGATGATAGGTGGCGGTCACAGCCACCGCTTTCGCCGCTTGAAGCTTTTCAGGTTTTTGAAGCTCTTGCGCTGGTCGCCGGCGCCGCCGAGGTAGAATTCCTTGACGTCCTCGTTGTCGCGCAATTCGTCGGCGGTGCCGTCGAGCACCACCTTGCCCTGTTCCATGATGTAGCCGTGGCTTGCGACCGACAGCGCCGCGCGCGCGTTCTGCTCCACCAGCAAGATGGTGACGCCGAGGTCGCGGTTGATCTCCTTGATGATGGCAAACACCTCCTTGACCAGGAGCGGGGACAGGCCCATCGACGGCTCGTCCATCAGGATCATCTTGGGCCGCGCCATCAGCGCGCGACCGATCGCCAGCATCTGCTGCTCGCCTCCGGAGAGATAGCCGGCCAGCCCGGTGCGCTCTTTCAGGCGAGGGAAATATCTGAAGACCATGTCGATGTCGTCGCCGACCTCGTTGTCGGTGCGGGTGAAGGCGCCGAGCTTCAGATTCTCGATCGAGGTCATGTCGGAGATGATGCGGCGGCCTTCCATCACCTGGAAGATGCCGCGGCGGACGATCTTGTCGGGATCGATGCCGTCGATGCGCGCGCCGTCGAAAAGGATCTCGCCGCGGATGACTTCGCCGTCTTCGGTCTTGAGAAGGCCCGAGATCGCCTTCAGCGTCGTCGACTTGCCGGCGCCATTGGCCCCGAGCAGGGCTACGATCGCGCCCTTTTGCACGTCGAGGCTGAGGCCGCGCAGCACCAGGATGACCTTGTCGTAGACCACCTCGATGTTGCGGACGCTGAGCAACGGGGCGGCCTGTGCCGCCGCCGTCGCGGGACGATTGATTACGGTTGCTTCAGTCATGTTTCCGATCCTGGCGTTGTTAGTGGAGCGGGTCGTCCCGCTCCACCCACCGCCGTCATCACCCGCGCATGCGGGTGATCCAGTATTCCAGAGGCGACTGCGATCGACCGAGACGCCGCGGCGTACTGCATCCCCGCCTTCGTGGGGGATGACAGTTGAGTGTTGAGGCGCCTGCAGGCGCGCCTGACATTACCAGCCGAGCCACTCGGGCTTGCGCGGCAGGTCGATCGTCTTCACCTTCTCCATCTTGATGCCGCCGTTCTTGACTAGATCGTTGAGCGGAGCATCGGTCGCGCCGGCGACCTTCATGCGATAGAGATCAACCTTGAGCGTGCCGCGGTGATCCGTCTCGGTGAAGGTCGAGGGATTGCAGATGCCTTCGCCGCCGGCGGGCACCCAATCCTTCTTCTGATAAAAACCCTTCTTGACGTTCTCGCCGGTGGCGCCGCCGTTCTTGGCAGCCCATTCGACGGCTTCCTTCATGTAGAGCGCGGTGCAGACGCCGGCGAGGTAGTGCACGGGACGGTAGGCGGTGCCGGCCGCATCCGACATCTTGGAGATTTCCATGAAGGTCTTCATGCCGGGCGCGTTGCCGCCCCATGCCACCGCGGTGCGCAGCGGGAACACCACGCCATCGGCGGCAGCGCCGGCGGCCTTGGCGGCGTTCTCGTCCATGCCCCAGACGTTGCCGAGGAACTGCACGTCGACGCCCGCGGCCTTGCATGCGTTGAGCACGGAGATGTTCGAGCCGGCGGTGTTGCCCAGATAAGCGTAGTTGGCGCCCGAGCTCTTCAGGGTCAGGCACTGCGCGCTGTAGTCGCCAGGCGTCAGGGCGAACACGATCGGCGGCAGCAGGTCGAAGCCGAGTTCGGCGGCCATTGCTTCACCCGCCGCCTTGGGTGCGTTCGGGTAGGGGTGGTTGGCACCCATATGGACGAACTTCGGCTTGCCCGGCTTGCCCTTCGCTTTCCAGTCCTCGGCTGCCCAGGTCAGCATGCCGCGAACCGCGTCCGAATAGCTCGGGCCGTAGAAAAAATTATAGGGTGCGGGCTTGGCCTTGCCGCCGGCACCCGTCGGGTCGGAGAGTGCGGCGGCATAGGATGCCGAAATATCGGGGATCTTGTCCTGGGCCAGGAATCCCGTCAGTGCCTCGGTGTCGGCGGTGCCCCAGCCGAGAATGGCGGCGACCTTGTCGGAGCCCGACCATTTCTTGTACTGGGCGATGGCGCGCGGCACCTGATAGCCGTAATCGACGGTGTCGACATTGACCTTGGCGCCGCTGATGCCGCCATTCTTGTTGATCCATGCATAGGTGTCCGCGACACCCTGTCCGAACGGCGTTCCGACGTCAGAGGTGGCGCCCGAATAGTCGGCGAGATGCCCCAGCGAGATCGGCGCCTGGGCTGATGCCGCGGTGCTACCCAACAGCAAAGCCAGCGAGGCGGTGCTCAGTAGAGTCTTCATCGTCATAGACTAATCCTCCGGTTATTTCTCGAGGTCTTCTTGTTGTCCGTCCCGTTCCGACCTCAATGTGAGAACGGGTAGAGTTTCCAGTATGCCTTGATCTGACGCCATCGATGCGCGAGTCCATCCGGCTCGAACACCAGAAAGACGATGATGATCACGCCAATGGCCATCTCGCGCAAGAAAGCGATGTTGTTCTTTAGTCCGAGAAATTGATCGATCGGACTGCCGCGCAGCGCGACGCTGAGCCATTCCATCGATTCCGGCAGCAGCACCATGAAGGCCGTGCCCATCAGCGTGCCCATGATCGAGCCGAGCCCGCCGATGATGATCATCGCAAGGAAGATGATCGAGCGATCGATGCCGAAACCTTCGTTGGAGACGACCTGATTGTAATGCGCATAGAGCGCGCCGCCGACGCCGGCAAAGAAGGCGGCGAGGCCGAACGACAGCGTCCGGTATTTTGTCAGGTTGATGCCCATGATCTCGGCAGACAGATAATGGTCGCGCACGGCGACCAATGCGCGCCCGTCGCGGGTACGGATCAGATTCGTCACGAGGAGATAGCAGACGACGACATAGGCGAGCACGACGTAGAAGTATTTCTTGTCGCCGCGCAGCGAATAGCCGAAGAGCGAGAACGGTTCGGCGCTGGCGGGAACACTGCCGCCGGTGAACCATTCGGCGCGCGCGAAGAAGTCGAGCAGGATGTACTGCGCCGCCAGCGTCGCGATCGCGAGATAGAGCCCTTTCAGCCGCGCGGCGGGCAGGCCGAAGATCAGGCCGACCGCCGCCGTCACGACGCCCGCGAGCGGAATGCAGAAGAACACGGGAATGCCGAACCGGTTCGAGAGATAGGCTGACGTGAAGGCGCCGAAGCCGAAGAAAGCGGCGTGGCCGATCGAGATCTGGCCGGTGAAGCCGACGACGATGTTCAGCCCAAGCGCTGCGATGCCGAAGATGCCGATCTGGATCAGGAGGCTGAGGCTGTATTCGTTCAGGATGTGAGGTGCAAAGCAGATCAGGACGATGCCCACGATCATGGCGTTGCGGCTGGTCGTGGTCGGAAACACGGTGGTATCCGCCGCGTAGCTGGTGCGGAAATCGCCGGCGGGAATGAAAGTCTGGCCTGCCATGATTTGCTTACACCCGCTCGATGTCTTTGGTGCCGAACAGGCCATACGGCTTGATCATCAAAATGATGATCAGCGCATAGAACGGCGCGATCTCGTAGAGATTGCCCCAGTGCAGATATTCGCTGTCGAGAAAATGTGCGAAATTCTCCAGAAGGCCGATGATAATGCCGCCCAGCACCGCGCCGCCGACGCTGTCGAGACCGCCTAGGATCGCCGCCGGAAACACCTTGACGCCATAGGCGGACAGCCCGGCCGAGACGCCGTTGACGACGGCGACCACCACGCCCGCGACGGCGGAGACGGTGGCCGAAATCGCCCAGGCCATCGCGAATACGCTTTTCACGGAGATGCCGAGCGACTGCGCTACCTGCTGGTTGAACGCGGTGGCGCGCATCGCCAGACCATATTTGGAGAAGCGGAAGAACCACGCCATTCCCACCATCATCGCCACCGAAACCGCGAGGCTCATCAGATAGACCGTCTGCACCTGCAATCCGAGGATATTGATGTTCTGGGTCTGGAAGATCCGCGGGAACGGCTGCAGGTTGACGCCGAATATCCACTTCATCAGCGCGGCGAATACCATCGACAGCGCGATCGTCACCATGATCACGGAAATGATCGGCTCGCCGATCATGGGGCGCAGGATGAAGATCTGGATCGCGATGCCGAACAGGAACATGAAGACCAGCGTGATCGGCATGCCCAGATAGAACGGGACCTGATATTTGGTGAGCAGCCACCAGCATACCCAGGCGCCGACCAGCAGCAGTTCGCCCTGCGCGAAGTTCACGACCTGCGTCGCCTTGTAGATCAGCACGAACGACATCGCGACCACGCCATAGAGCGTGCCGACCACGAGGCCGTTGACTAGGAGCTGGATCAGGAGCTGGGTGTTCATTCCGCGGCCTCCGCCATCAGCGCGTGCCCGCCGAGATCGACTACCCGAAGCGTGGTGCGGATGCGCTGGGTGGTGCCGTCCTGGAAGCGGATCATGGTGTCGACGGGAATGTCGCGCTTGCCGCCATAGATCGCGTCGATAATATCCGCGTATTTTTCGTTGATGACGCTGCGTCGGACCTTTCGGGTGCGCGTCAGTTCACCGTCGTCGGCATCGAGTTCCTTGTAGAGCAGGAGGAAGCGCGAGATGCGTTGCGCCGGTGGCAGCGTGGCGTTGACGGCTTCGACTTCCTTGCGCAGCAGCGCATAGACCTCGGGGCGCGAGGAGAGGTCGGTGTAGGTGGTGAACGAGATGCGGTTCTTCTCCGCCCATTTCGAGATGATCGAGTAGCGAATGCAGATCATCGCGGCCAGCGCATCGCGGCCGGCGCCGAGCACCACGGCCTCGGCGACATAGGGCGAGAACTTCAGCTTGTTTTCCAGATATTGCGGCGAGAAGCGCTCGCCGCGCGAGGTCTCGGCGAGATCCTTGATGCGGTCGATGACCACGAGCTGTTTGTCGCGGTTGAAATAGCCGGCGTCGCCGGAGTGCATCCAGCCGTCCTTGATGTCGGCGACTGATGCTTCCGGATTCTTGAAATAGCCCAGGAACATGTTGGGATGACGCACCACGATTTCGCCGACGCCGTTGA
This portion of the Bradyrhizobium sp. AZCC 2262 genome encodes:
- a CDS encoding ABC transporter substrate-binding protein; protein product: MTMKTLLSTASLALLLGSTAASAQAPISLGHLADYSGATSDVGTPFGQGVADTYAWINKNGGISGAKVNVDTVDYGYQVPRAIAQYKKWSGSDKVAAILGWGTADTEALTGFLAQDKIPDISASYAAALSDPTGAGGKAKPAPYNFFYGPSYSDAVRGMLTWAAEDWKAKGKPGKPKFVHMGANHPYPNAPKAAGEAMAAELGFDLLPPIVFALTPGDYSAQCLTLKSSGANYAYLGNTAGSNISVLNACKAAGVDVQFLGNVWGMDENAAKAAGAAADGVVFPLRTAVAWGGNAPGMKTFMEISKMSDAAGTAYRPVHYLAGVCTALYMKEAVEWAAKNGGATGENVKKGFYQKKDWVPAGGEGICNPSTFTETDHRGTLKVDLYRMKVAGATDAPLNDLVKNGGIKMEKVKTIDLPRKPEWLGW
- a CDS encoding branched-chain amino acid ABC transporter permease → MAGQTFIPAGDFRTSYAADTTVFPTTTSRNAMIVGIVLICFAPHILNEYSLSLLIQIGIFGIAALGLNIVVGFTGQISIGHAAFFGFGAFTSAYLSNRFGIPVFFCIPLAGVVTAAVGLIFGLPAARLKGLYLAIATLAAQYILLDFFARAEWFTGGSVPASAEPFSLFGYSLRGDKKYFYVVLAYVVVCYLLVTNLIRTRDGRALVAVRDHYLSAEIMGINLTKYRTLSFGLAAFFAGVGGALYAHYNQVVSNEGFGIDRSIIFLAMIIIGGLGSIMGTLMGTAFMVLLPESMEWLSVALRGSPIDQFLGLKNNIAFLREMAIGVIIIVFLVFEPDGLAHRWRQIKAYWKLYPFSH
- a CDS encoding ABC transporter ATP-binding protein encodes the protein MTEATVINRPATAAAQAAPLLSVRNIEVVYDKVILVLRGLSLDVQKGAIVALLGANGAGKSTTLKAISGLLKTEDGEVIRGEILFDGARIDGIDPDKIVRRGIFQVMEGRRIISDMTSIENLKLGAFTRTDNEVGDDIDMVFRYFPRLKERTGLAGYLSGGEQQMLAIGRALMARPKMILMDEPSMGLSPLLVKEVFAIIKEINRDLGVTILLVEQNARAALSVASHGYIMEQGKVVLDGTADELRDNEDVKEFYLGGAGDQRKSFKNLKSFKRRKRWL
- a CDS encoding phenylacetate--CoA ligase family protein, with translation MTDHYDALETRDPGLRETELFSRLPDVLRKALAAPAYAERLRGIDPAAVTGRAALADLPVLRKSELPALHKAAPPFGGFVAGPLGSFGRLFTSPGPIFEPEPVHADPWRGARALFAAGFRPGDVVLNTFSYHLTPGGFIFDASARALGCAVIPAGPGNTEQQFELIEAYRPVGYSGTPDFLKILLDAAASAGRDVSSIKRALVSGAAFPKSLQDEVKSRGVDAYQAFGTADLGMVAFETPAREGMVVNEDLIMEIVRPGTGDPVAIGDVGEIVVTSLDPQHPWIRLALGDLTAAMPGASPCGRTNMRIKGWMGRADQTTKVKGMFVRPEQVAEIGKRHPELGRLRLVVTRSGESDLMTLKAETAAPAETLQSELAATLRAVTKLGGNVELVGAGALPNDGKVISDER
- a CDS encoding AGE family epimerase/isomerase, which encodes MAERDTAAAADTLDSADIVARLKLRMIDHCLPLWSTEGWDDVAGGFIDRLDPDGRADRLAPRRVFVQARQIYCYAKAAQMGWYPDGRAIALKGLDHLLAKAKAPDGRPGFVHTLTPDGAVLDPLRDSYDHAFVLLALATVHALDRDAQIRAEIDALCHFVDTELRSPHGGVHEGLPVSLPRRQNPQMHLFEAMIAAFDATHDMVFQNRAGNFFSLFLANLYDKQRQVLGEYFEEDWSKIEPISVEPGHQAEWAWLLKGFERITGCPTGRYRGELLASALRYRDAATGCLIDEGDAGGNIRRHTRRLWPQTEIAKAWIAQAEAGEAGAADEARAALARLERHYLSHPVAGGWYDQFDRDGNSLVATIPASSFYHVLCAVTEAEQVIG
- a CDS encoding branched-chain amino acid ABC transporter permease, yielding MNTQLLIQLLVNGLVVGTLYGVVAMSFVLIYKATQVVNFAQGELLLVGAWVCWWLLTKYQVPFYLGMPITLVFMFLFGIAIQIFILRPMIGEPIISVIMVTIALSMVFAALMKWIFGVNLQPFPRIFQTQNINILGLQVQTVYLMSLAVSVAMMVGMAWFFRFSKYGLAMRATAFNQQVAQSLGISVKSVFAMAWAISATVSAVAGVVVAVVNGVSAGLSAYGVKVFPAAILGGLDSVGGAVLGGIIIGLLENFAHFLDSEYLHWGNLYEIAPFYALIIILMIKPYGLFGTKDIERV